In Dermatophagoides farinae isolate YC_2012a chromosome 9, ASM2471394v1, whole genome shotgun sequence, a genomic segment contains:
- the LOC124497706 gene encoding uncharacterized protein LOC124497706 isoform X2: MMPQNHRGGGGRGRRRSSCSSSSRMEKSMMMPQQPIPIYGYSGYPIIQGYPAPATTQSPNPYQTPAALFSPYHPYLPSPLLPPTPPPSPAQQHIYQQTSKEFCSPELYESMLRMLTAEMQMKQQKYQQQQQQQPNMSYNDEKSSSYSRSRRTSTSTGGGRGGEGRRRRSQSESSKSRRRRNQKMDGKTRSTTLSETFSQRKPNYHFDTQNIRDQTPKQLAQKIQQLLNNNDRINPQDHQQERIRRLRRQRRSKVATASAAEMDETIDSQKSNKSTKQKEKSIVLAQEKTIMMTEPFELNVDDVVDNDDEKSIILRPKIAKIPPSPPPPPPPPQSTSKQSDHPFKEQLIKPPIKMPDGNKDNDYYCPLMMMTKSSGPQTPNNVDDDVHCPITKTIEMQKPISTHHYQHRDPLPIYGYSGGYPVISGMTYGTLSMLKQQPPMMMNKCFEQKY; the protein is encoded by the coding sequence atgatgccACAAAATCAtcgtggtggcggtggtagaggacgacgacgatcatcatgttcatcaagtagtagaatggaaaaatcaatgatgatgccaCAACAACCAATACCGATTTATGGATATTCTGGTTATCCAATCATACAAGGATATCCAGCACCAGCAACGACACAATCACCAAATCCTTATCAAACACCAGCGGCATTATTTTCACCTTATCATCCTTATTTACCATCACCGTTATTACCACCAacgccaccaccatcaccagcACAACAGCATatttatcaacaaacaagtaaagaattttgttcacCTGAATTATATGAATCAATGTTACGAATGTTGACAGCTGAAAtgcaaatgaaacaacaaaaatatcaacaacaacaacaacaacaaccgaatatgagttataatgatgaaaaatcaagTAGTTATTCACGAAGTCGAcgaacatcaacatcaacaggAGGAGGAAGAGGAGGAGAaggacgacgacgacgatcaCAATCGGAATCTTCAAAAAGTCGTCGACgacgaaatcaaaaaatggaTGGAAAAACACGTTCAACAACATTGAGTGAAACATTTTCACAGCGAAAaccaaattatcattttgatacACAGAATATTCGTGATCAAACGCCGAAACAATTGgcacaaaaaattcaacaattattaaataataatgatcgaaTTAATCCACAAGATCATCAACAGGAACGAATACGACGACTACGACGACAAAGACGTTCGAAAGTGGCTACAGCATCAGCAGCAGAAATGGACGAAACAATCGATTCgcaaaaatcgaataaatcaacaaaacaaaaagaaaaatctattGTTTTGGCGCAGGAAAAAACCATTATGATGACCGAACCATTTGAATTAAATGTCGACGATGttgtcgataatgatgatgaaaaaagtaTTATTTTACGGCCAAAAATTGCTAAAAttccaccatcaccaccaccaccaccaccaccaccacaatcgACATCGAAACAATCGGATCATCCGTTTAAAGAACAATTGATAAAACCACCGATAAAAATGCCCGATGGTAATaaagataatgattattattgtccattgatgatgatgacaaaatcatCTGGTCCACAAACACCAAataatgtcgatgatgatgttcattgTCCAATAACGAAAACAATTGAGATGCAAAAACCTATTTCTACccaccattatcaacatcgTGATCCATTACCAATATATGGTTATAGTGGTGGATATCCAGTTATTAGTGGCATGACTTATGGTACATTATCGATGTTAAAACAGCAGccaccaatgatgatgaacaaatgttttgaacaaaaatattaa
- the LOC124497706 gene encoding uncharacterized protein LOC124497706 isoform X1: MGGQCSIIPNQEPEYQLIMMPQNHRGGGGRGRRRSSCSSSSRMEKSMMMPQQPIPIYGYSGYPIIQGYPAPATTQSPNPYQTPAALFSPYHPYLPSPLLPPTPPPSPAQQHIYQQTSKEFCSPELYESMLRMLTAEMQMKQQKYQQQQQQQPNMSYNDEKSSSYSRSRRTSTSTGGGRGGEGRRRRSQSESSKSRRRRNQKMDGKTRSTTLSETFSQRKPNYHFDTQNIRDQTPKQLAQKIQQLLNNNDRINPQDHQQERIRRLRRQRRSKVATASAAEMDETIDSQKSNKSTKQKEKSIVLAQEKTIMMTEPFELNVDDVVDNDDEKSIILRPKIAKIPPSPPPPPPPPQSTSKQSDHPFKEQLIKPPIKMPDGNKDNDYYCPLMMMTKSSGPQTPNNVDDDVHCPITKTIEMQKPISTHHYQHRDPLPIYGYSGGYPVISGMTYGTLSMLKQQPPMMMNKCFEQKY; encoded by the coding sequence ATGGGTGGTCAATGTTCAATAATACCGAATCAAGAACCGGAAtatcaattaataatgatgccACAAAATCAtcgtggtggcggtggtagaggacgacgacgatcatcatgttcatcaagtagtagaatggaaaaatcaatgatgatgccaCAACAACCAATACCGATTTATGGATATTCTGGTTATCCAATCATACAAGGATATCCAGCACCAGCAACGACACAATCACCAAATCCTTATCAAACACCAGCGGCATTATTTTCACCTTATCATCCTTATTTACCATCACCGTTATTACCACCAacgccaccaccatcaccagcACAACAGCATatttatcaacaaacaagtaaagaattttgttcacCTGAATTATATGAATCAATGTTACGAATGTTGACAGCTGAAAtgcaaatgaaacaacaaaaatatcaacaacaacaacaacaacaaccgaatatgagttataatgatgaaaaatcaagTAGTTATTCACGAAGTCGAcgaacatcaacatcaacaggAGGAGGAAGAGGAGGAGAaggacgacgacgacgatcaCAATCGGAATCTTCAAAAAGTCGTCGACgacgaaatcaaaaaatggaTGGAAAAACACGTTCAACAACATTGAGTGAAACATTTTCACAGCGAAAaccaaattatcattttgatacACAGAATATTCGTGATCAAACGCCGAAACAATTGgcacaaaaaattcaacaattattaaataataatgatcgaaTTAATCCACAAGATCATCAACAGGAACGAATACGACGACTACGACGACAAAGACGTTCGAAAGTGGCTACAGCATCAGCAGCAGAAATGGACGAAACAATCGATTCgcaaaaatcgaataaatcaacaaaacaaaaagaaaaatctattGTTTTGGCGCAGGAAAAAACCATTATGATGACCGAACCATTTGAATTAAATGTCGACGATGttgtcgataatgatgatgaaaaaagtaTTATTTTACGGCCAAAAATTGCTAAAAttccaccatcaccaccaccaccaccaccaccaccacaatcgACATCGAAACAATCGGATCATCCGTTTAAAGAACAATTGATAAAACCACCGATAAAAATGCCCGATGGTAATaaagataatgattattattgtccattgatgatgatgacaaaatcatCTGGTCCACAAACACCAAataatgtcgatgatgatgttcattgTCCAATAACGAAAACAATTGAGATGCAAAAACCTATTTCTACccaccattatcaacatcgTGATCCATTACCAATATATGGTTATAGTGGTGGATATCCAGTTATTAGTGGCATGACTTATGGTACATTATCGATGTTAAAACAGCAGccaccaatgatgatgaacaaatgttttgaacaaaaatattaa
- the Mdh1 gene encoding LOW QUALITY PROTEIN: malate dehydrogenase 1 (The sequence of the model RefSeq protein was modified relative to this genomic sequence to represent the inferred CDS: deleted 1 base in 1 codon): MSSSPAAAAAAVRVLITGAAGQIGYSLIPIVARGDVFGREQSIILHLLDIPPMKTVLDGVVMEINDCAFPLVQSVVATTDEAEAFKDIDAAFLVGSMPRREGMERKDLLAANVKIFASQGRALANHSKADVRVLVVGNPANTNALIAAKFAAPKIPSRNITAMTRLDQNRAQHQLAARNGCPVSRIERVIIWGNHSSTQFPDISNALMDGQPIKFDGHDEKFIQTIQKRGAAVISARKLSSAMSAAKAAADHMHDWWNGTKTWVSMGVISDGNPYGIADGIIFSFPVECQGREWKIVPNLSWDDVAKSRIQTTADELLAEKQDALSETENA, encoded by the exons atgagTTCAtcaccagcagcagcagcagcagcagttcGTGTTTTAATTACcg GTGCAGCCGGACAAATTGGTTATAGTCTGATACCGATTGTAGCACGTGGCGATGTATTTGGTCGTgaacaatcaattattttacaTTTATTGGATATACCGCCAATGAAAACCGTATTGGATGGTGTTGTAATGGAGATTAATGATTGTGCATTTCCATTGGTACAATCGGTTGTTGCCACCACTGATGAAGCCGAAGCATTCAAAGATATTGATGCAGCATTTTTAGTTGGTTCAATGCCACGTCGTGAAGGAATGGAACGTAAAGATTTATTGGCTGCTAATGTAAAAATATTTGCTTCACAAGGCCGTGCATTAGCTAATCATTCGAAAGCTGATGTTCGTGTATTGGTCGTTGGTAATCCGGCCAATACAAATGCATTGATTGCGGCAAAATTTGCAGCACCAAAAATACCATCACGTAATATAACGGCAATGACACGATTAGATCAGAATCGTGCCCAACATCAGCTAGCAGCACGTAATGGTTGTCCAGTTTCACGTATTGAACGTGTCATCATTTGGGGTAATCATTCATCCACACAATTCCCGGATATTAGTAATGCTTTAATGGATGGACAACCGATTAAATTCGATGGccatgatgaaaaattcatacaaACCATACAGAAACGTGGTGCAGCC GTTATTTCTGCACgcaaattatcatcagcaATGTCGGCAGCAAAAGCAGCCGCTGATCATATGCATGATTGGTGGAATGGTACAAAAACCTGGGTATCAATGGGCGTCATATCCGATGGTAATCCATATGGTATTGCTGATGGTATAATTTTTAGTTTTCCTGTTGAATGTCAAGGACgtgaatggaaaattgtTCCAAATCTTAGCTGGGATGATGTGGCTAAATCACGAATTCAAACAACAGCTGATGAATTATTGGCCGAAAAACAAGATGCATTATCCGAAACGGAAAATGCATAA
- the LOC124498008 gene encoding uncharacterized protein LOC124498008, which translates to MNPNLNLNIYHRKSVPKRLKRFTLIASKNRRCHFCSNQNGHYECSKCHQPYCSIECFRSPAHHDCSEQFYKRMVMEHLKNVRVDDDNKEFMDILRRNQYSKDYVDILNTSSENDSNETEEIDLDWIDDDRMHQFMERILSICVDDNVDLDSIWTDRLTESERKEFAEIVQTNPGYFDRIIPEWKPWWCQQEWQAIVEDVDTLNASKQRPYPSLLNDDHGIEPISKLLSQKSPSPLLIHSIISLCFAYCYLCRLYNGEIENSNVCTANDDDDDHKLWQWSIVEKLFHIVPELQPNVSIRTEKPFDTIELLIERMLTIDRDDDDHDDPLINVNQRKATIIQLFDDLQIIIDWNKPGRRLFVQTTTDKINHQSPKAIVLILNDLYRIIGNIRLQMKKNHHENEEKSNHCNKQQAKLLQQKLRFYLSYTIAMCNEIRQQNWLDVLVFHRERLWQEIQQNDSSSSSSSS; encoded by the exons ATGAATCCGAATCTTAATCTGAATATTTACCATCGAAAATCAGTGCCAAAAAGATTGAAACGTTTCACATTGATTGCATCAAAGAATCGACGTTGTCATTT cTGCTCCAACCAAAATGGCCATTATGAATGTTCCAAATGTCATCAACCATATTGTTCGATTGAATGTTTTCGATCACCGGCTCATCATGATTGTTCGGAACAATTCTATAAACGTATGGTTATggaacatttgaaaaatgttcgtgttgatgatgataacaaagAATTTATGGATATTTTACGACGAAATCAGTATTCAAAAGATTATGTAGACATATTGAATACGTCTAGtgaaaatgattcgaatgaaacaGAAGAAATAGATCTGGAttggattgatgatgatagaatgcATCAATTTATGGAACGTATATTGTCCATTTGTgtggatgataatgttgatttaGATTCCATTTGGACTGATCGATTAACAGAATCTGAACGAAAAGAATTTGCTGAAATTGTCCAAACAAATCCTGGATATTTTGATCGAATAATTCCCGAATGGAAACCATGGTGGTGTCAACAAGAATGGCAAGCAATTGTTGAAGATGTTGATACTCTAAATGCTAGCAAACAGCGGCCATATCCATCGCTTTTAAATGACGATCATGGAATTGAaccaatttcaaaattattatcacaaaaatcaccatcaccattgttgatacattcaataatttctttATGTTTTGCCTATTGTTATCTATGTCGATTGTATAAtggtgaaattgaaaattcgaatgtttgtaCAGccaacgacgatgatgatgatcacaaatTATGGCAATGGTCCATTgtggaaaaactttttcatatCGTTCCGGAATTACAGCCAAACGTCTCGATTCGAACGGAAAAACCATTCGATACAATCGAGTTATTAATCGAACGAATGTTAACAATcgatcgtgatgatgatgaccatgatgatCCATTAATCAATGTTAATCAACGGAAAGCAaccatcattcaattatttgatgatcttCAAATCATAATTGATTGGAATAAACCTGGTCGTCGATTATTTgtacaaacaacaacggataaaattaatcatcaatcaccAAAAGCAATCGTACTGATATTAAATGATCTTTATCGTATTATTGGAAATATTCGATtacaaatgaagaaaaatcatcacgaaaatgaagaaaagtCAAATCACTGTAACAAACAACAAGCAAAATTattgcaacaaaaattacGTTTCTATCTAAGCTATACGATCGCAATGTGCAATGAAAttcgacaacaaaattgGCTTGATGTATTGGTATTTCATCGTGAACGTTTGTGGCaagaaattcaacaaaatgattcatcatcatcatcatcatcatcatag